The Epinephelus lanceolatus isolate andai-2023 chromosome 1, ASM4190304v1, whole genome shotgun sequence genome has a window encoding:
- the LOC144462775 gene encoding inter-alpha-trypsin inhibitor heavy chain H3-like, which yields MSGLQGVRLLLLWGSACLLLPGLAQGALVISGDHEALQETRGAARSLQKRSTNEAKVEVYSVKVDCTVTSRFAHTVMTSKARNKANFPQEIFFEMELPKTAFITNFSMEIDGQVYVGEVKEKEKAKKQYEKAVSSGQTAGLVKASGRKMEKFSVSVNIAAESNVTFILTYEELLQRKLGQYEILTRVKPQQRVQDFQIVTNIYEPQGISYVEAHATFLTNELLPLVEKVVTDNKAHISFSPTMEEQRKCPDCDGTLIDGDFVIKYDVNRAKSLGDIQIVNGYFVHFFAPPDLPRVPKNVVFVIDKSGSMSGRKIIQTRQAMLAILKDLHEEDHFALIPFDSDVEFWRESLTKATKENVAEAMTYVRGIHAGGSTNMNDALLRGAEMLVKDRQEKKLPERSVDMIILLTDGMPDGGRSQLPIIQENMRLAIGGNMSLFCLGFGNDVDYSFLDVMSKQNKGVARRIFEGSDADIQLQGFYEEVASPLLSEVDLRYPDNTVDFLTTNHYSQLFNGSEIVVAGRLMDNDLDNFMVEVFGQGFEEDFRVQGQASAVDWNVIYPDEEYIFGDFTERLWAYLTIQQLLEKSKSGSPDEKTNATAKALDMSLKYSFVTPLTSMVVTKPETEDGTDSPLIADKLTEEQRQQAERVSYRYVPPAYHQPPPTYFVDGDPHFMIELPDRHDALCFNINDMPGTIFNLVRDPEQGILVNGETIGDKKIPPDGKINTYFWRFGIIHQTLGVRLEVSTQEISVLQDGKQVKVLWSDTAALKGPNMDLLLTKDRSLTVTLKDSVKFVVLLHKVWKKHPYHRDYLGFYTLDSHLLSPSVHGLLGQFYHGIEYEVSDLRPGEVPEKPDATMYVKGQELNVTRGWQRDFRRDVKNGENVPCWFIHSNGTGLIDGEAADYIVSGLFKTV from the exons ATGTCTGGACTGCAGGGTGttcgactgctgctgctgtggggcAGCGCCTGCCTCTTGCTGCCCGGCCTGGCCCAGGGGGCTCTGGTCATCTCCGGGGACCATGAAGCTCTGCAG GAGACAAGAGGAGCTGCCAGATCACTGCAG aaaAGAAGTACAAATGAGGCCAAG gtGGAGGTGTACAGTGTGAAAGTGGACTGCACTGTGACGTCTCGTTTCGCCCACACCGTCATGACCTCCAAGGCTCGGAACAAAGCAAACTTCCCCCAAGAAATCTTCTTTGAAATGGAGCTGCCCAAGACCGCCTTCATCACCAACTTCAGCAT GGAAATTGATGGCCAGGTGTATGTTGGggaagtgaaagaaaaagagaaagccaAGAAACAGTATGAGAAGGCTGTTTCCTCTGGACAGACTGCTGGACTGGTCAA GGCATCTGGAAGAAAGATGGAGAAGTTTTCAGTGTCTGTCAACATTGCAGCTGAAAGTAACGTGACTTTTATTCTGACCTACGAGGAGCTCCTTCAGAGGAAACTGGGCCAGTATGAGATTCTGACTCGAGTTAAACCCCAACAACGGGTCCAGGATTTTCAG ataGTAACAAACATCTATGAGCCTCAGGGCATTTCTTATGTGGAAGCCCATGCAACCTTTCTCACCAATGAACTGCTCCCCCTGGTGGAGAAAGTGGTCACAGACAACAAG GCACACATCTCTTTCTCACCAACTATGGAGGAGCAGAGGAAGTGTCCAGACTGTGATGGGACACTCATCGACGGAGATTTTGTCATCAAGTACGACGTGAACCGAGCAAAGAGCCTCGGGGACATTCAG ATTGTGAATGGATACTTCGTGCACTTCTTTGCTCCCCCTGACCTGCCCAGAGTCCCAAAAAATGTGGTGTTTGTGATTGACAAGAGTGGATCAATGAGTGGGAGAAAGATAATACAG ACACGACAGGCAATGCTGGCCATCCTCAAAGACCTCCACGAGGAGGACCACTTTGCTCTCATCCCATTTGATAGCGATGTTGAGTTTTGGAGGGAATCACTTACCAAAGCAACCAAGGAAAACGTGGCTGAAGCAATGACATATGTCAGAGGGATACATGCCGGCGGAT CAACCAATATGAATGATGCACTGTTGAGAGGTGCGGAAATGCTGGTCAAAGACAGGCAGGAGAAGAAGCTCCCAGAGAGGAGCGTCGATATGATTATTTTACTGACTGATGGAATGCCAGACGGGG GAAGGTCTCAGCTCCCGATTATTCAGGAGAATATGCGATTGGCTATTGGAGGAAACATGTCTCTGTTCTGTCTTGGATTTGGAAATGATGTGGATTATTCCTTCCTGGATGTGATGAGCAAACAAAACAAGGGAGTGGCCCGCAGAATCTTTGAGGGTTCAGATGCAGACATTCAACTTCAG GGTTTCTATGAGGAGGTGGCCAGCCCTCTGCTTTCAGAGGTGGACCTGCGTTATCCTGACAACACAGTGGACTTCCTGACTACCAACCACTACAGCCAGCTGTTTAACGGCTCAGAGATCGTGGTGGCCGGTCGGctgatggacaatgacctggaCAATTTCATGGTGGAAGTGTTCGGCCAGGGG TTTGAGGAGGACTTCAGGGTGCAGGGTCAGGCCAGTGCTGTGGATTGGAATGTGATATACCCAGATGAGGAGTACATCTTTGGAGATTTCACAGAGCGTCTGTGGGCCTACCTCACCATCCAGCAGCTACTGGAAAAGAG CAAGAGTGGTTCCCCAGATGAGAAAACCAACGCCACAGCCAAGGCCCTGGACATGTCTCTGAAGTACAGCTTTGTCACCCCTCTCACCTCCATGGTGGTCACCAAGCCTGAAACTGAGGATGGAACAGACAGCCCTCTCATTGCTGACAAGCTGACTGAGG AGCAAAGACAACAGGCAGAGAGAGTGT CATATCGATATGTACCCCCTGCATATCACCAACCACCACCCACATATTTTG TGGATGGAGATCCTCATTTCATGATAGAGCTTCCTGACAGACACGACGCCCTGTGCTTCAATATCAACGACATGCCAGGAACCATTTTCAACCTGGTCAGAGACCCAGAACAAG GTATTTTGGTCAATGGCGAGACCATTGGAGACAAGAAGATTCCCCCTGATGGTAAAATTAACACCTACTTTTGGCGTTTCGGCATCATCCACCAGACTCTGGGGGTGAGGCTGGAGGTGAGCACTCAGGAGATCTCAGTGCTCCAGGATGGCAAACAAGTCAAAGTGCTGTGGTCTGATACAGCTGCTTTAAAAGGACCCAA caTGGATCTCCTCTTGACCAAGGATCGCAGCCTAACGGTTACTCTAAAGGATTCAGTCAAGTTTGTGGTCCTGCTTCACAAAGTGTGGAAGAAGCACCCGTACCATCGGGACTACTTGGGTTTCTACACCCTGGACAGCCACCTCCTGTCCCCTTCTGTTCACGGCCTGCTAG